Proteins encoded in a region of the Stieleria neptunia genome:
- a CDS encoding serine/threonine protein kinase — protein sequence MESTTRFEPNPTVTFRGTVNTSGDAKLVHWYDHLIERQKVSWTGHHHMLRLLGRGGQGEVYLTEYRGTDGFTVPVAMKVFSPEHYQSARAYDEAMRRIATIASKVALIQHDNLLAVQNFFERHRIRIMMMEWVDGYDLRQLLAPSCLKLLGQHLDNRRFKYINDVIITKGPDHSRFKAGIAVAIMRECLAALAALHREGIVHGDVKPANIMLKRSGHTKLIDLGSAIEYKNPPRERECTPMYAAPEILENELATPRSDLASVGYVLIELLSGRNIFAGKESLRDLVEAKLTLPSRLEEVLPVDISRNELLMNFLVGLISPDPNLRFPNAEAAEHVDTGAAAFHRQLVIGDMSTEYNNDIRLWLEELRRLEIEL from the coding sequence ATGGAATCCACCACACGATTCGAACCCAATCCAACGGTTACTTTTCGCGGCACCGTCAACACCAGCGGTGACGCGAAGCTCGTTCATTGGTATGACCACCTGATCGAGCGTCAGAAGGTCAGTTGGACGGGGCACCATCACATGCTTCGCCTGCTCGGCCGTGGCGGTCAGGGCGAGGTCTATCTGACGGAGTATCGCGGGACCGACGGGTTCACCGTCCCGGTCGCGATGAAAGTGTTCTCCCCGGAGCACTATCAAAGCGCCCGCGCCTACGACGAAGCGATGCGGCGGATCGCCACGATCGCCTCCAAGGTCGCGTTGATTCAGCACGACAACCTGCTGGCGGTGCAAAACTTTTTCGAACGTCACCGGATCCGCATCATGATGATGGAATGGGTCGACGGCTATGACCTTCGCCAGCTGCTCGCACCCAGTTGCCTGAAACTGTTGGGCCAGCACTTGGACAACCGTCGATTCAAGTACATCAACGACGTGATCATCACCAAGGGACCCGACCACTCGCGATTCAAGGCCGGCATCGCGGTGGCCATCATGCGTGAGTGTCTGGCGGCACTGGCGGCGTTGCATCGCGAAGGGATCGTGCATGGCGACGTCAAACCCGCTAACATCATGCTCAAACGTAGCGGCCACACCAAATTGATCGACTTGGGTTCAGCGATCGAATACAAGAATCCGCCCCGCGAACGCGAGTGCACCCCGATGTACGCGGCGCCGGAGATCTTGGAAAACGAATTGGCGACCCCACGCAGTGACCTGGCAAGTGTCGGCTACGTGTTGATCGAACTGCTCAGCGGACGAAACATTTTTGCGGGCAAAGAAAGCCTGCGTGATCTGGTGGAAGCCAAACTCACTTTGCCGTCGCGACTGGAAGAAGTGTTGCCGGTGGACATCAGTCGCAACGAATTGTTGATGAATTTTCTGGTCGGATTGATCTCGCCCGACCCGAATTTACGATTCCCCAATGCCGAAGCCGCCGAGCATGTCGATACCGGTGCGGCGGCATTTCATCGACAGTTGGTCATCGGTGACATGTCGACCGAATACAACAATGACATCCGGCTGTGGCTGGAAGAACTCCGACGACTCGAAATCGAATTGTGA
- a CDS encoding inositol monophosphatase family protein, producing MNQEHLDLAITAAKAGAVELLSRWENRTVSEKAPKDLVTDADLASQKAIRKILMEGYDGYAFVGEEEGENDPPAAVRSGDADAPPCWVVDPLDGTVNYVHRLQSFAVSIGLYHAGKMRLGVILDPVSNELFSAVDGAGAHLNGRPIRASDCEDLSQALVACSFPAGVKGDSPEVTRFVKVLERCRSLRRLGSCALNMCYVAAGRLDGYWATNVCPWDSAAGTVIAREAGAQLTAYDGSELDDWLPKFCVTATKPMHETMVGLLGSD from the coding sequence GTGAATCAAGAACACTTGGACCTGGCGATCACGGCGGCGAAGGCCGGCGCCGTGGAATTGCTGAGCCGATGGGAAAACCGAACCGTCTCGGAAAAAGCCCCCAAAGATCTCGTCACCGATGCGGATCTGGCATCACAGAAAGCGATTCGCAAGATCCTGATGGAGGGTTACGACGGCTATGCGTTCGTCGGCGAAGAAGAGGGTGAAAATGATCCTCCCGCCGCGGTCCGCAGTGGCGACGCCGACGCGCCGCCGTGCTGGGTCGTCGATCCGCTCGACGGAACCGTCAATTATGTGCATCGCTTGCAATCCTTTGCCGTGTCGATCGGCCTGTACCACGCCGGAAAAATGCGGTTGGGCGTGATCCTGGATCCCGTTTCCAACGAACTCTTTTCCGCCGTCGATGGTGCCGGCGCACACCTCAACGGGCGGCCGATCCGAGCCAGCGATTGCGAAGACTTGTCCCAGGCGCTCGTCGCCTGCAGTTTTCCCGCCGGCGTCAAAGGGGATTCACCGGAAGTCACCCGGTTCGTCAAAGTCCTGGAGCGTTGCCGGTCACTCCGCCGCCTCGGCTCCTGTGCACTCAACATGTGCTACGTCGCCGCCGGACGCCTGGACGGTTACTGGGCGACCAACGTCTGCCCCTGGGACTCCGCCGCCGGAACCGTCATCGCACGCGAGGCCGGGGCACAACTGACCGCCTATGACGGATCCGAATTGGACGATTGGTTGCCCAAGTTCTGTGTCACCGCGACCAAGCCGATGCACGAAACCATGGTCGGCCTGCTCGGCAGCGATTGA
- a CDS encoding DUF6513 domain-containing protein, which translates to MPSALELSETSHLHFVTGTLAQHAVREIVDALAGRHAFDYSIGVMPITVAALMTPKWLARKLDLPKQTTHLIVPGFCESGIETLRDHVAAEVVVGPNDCRDMAELFGESRSEIDLSRYDIEIIAEINHVPRLSRDQFLTTALQLIREGADRIDVGCDPSARFESIADYIGAVVSQGVPVSVDTFDPWEAEAACRAGASLVLSVNSQNREHAERWGTEVVVIPDSPTDLASLDETIEYLARRNVPMRLDPILEPIGSGLAASIVRYSEVRRRYPELPMMMGIGNVTELTDADSAGINTLLLGICQELRIQSVLTTQVINWARSSVRECDHARRLVHAAVQNGIPPKNLSDELVLLRDRRLRSFPQDTLEGLSAAIKDNNYRLFAQDDAIHLVSRQIHLCEQDPFLLFERLLNAPIADNVDRGHAFYLGYEMAKASIALTLGKQYEQDRALNWGFLTRREDLHRIARTSRHRKEP; encoded by the coding sequence ATGCCATCGGCTCTCGAACTCTCCGAAACATCGCACTTGCACTTTGTCACCGGAACGCTTGCCCAGCATGCTGTCCGCGAGATCGTTGACGCGCTTGCCGGACGGCATGCGTTTGACTATTCGATCGGTGTCATGCCGATCACCGTTGCCGCATTGATGACCCCGAAATGGCTCGCGCGGAAGCTGGATTTGCCCAAGCAAACGACTCATTTGATCGTGCCCGGGTTTTGCGAATCGGGAATCGAAACGTTGCGCGATCACGTGGCGGCCGAAGTCGTTGTCGGACCGAATGATTGTCGCGACATGGCGGAACTGTTTGGGGAATCACGTTCGGAAATCGATCTCAGTCGGTATGACATCGAGATCATCGCGGAGATCAATCATGTGCCGAGGCTGAGCCGGGATCAGTTTTTGACCACGGCATTGCAATTGATCCGCGAGGGTGCGGATCGAATTGATGTCGGGTGTGATCCATCCGCACGCTTTGAATCGATTGCGGACTACATCGGCGCGGTGGTATCGCAGGGCGTTCCGGTTTCTGTCGATACGTTCGATCCATGGGAAGCGGAAGCCGCTTGTCGCGCCGGTGCGTCGTTGGTGTTGAGTGTCAATTCCCAGAACCGGGAGCATGCGGAGCGCTGGGGCACGGAGGTCGTCGTGATTCCTGATTCACCAACCGATTTGGCCAGTCTGGATGAAACGATCGAGTATCTGGCGCGGCGGAACGTCCCGATGCGATTGGATCCGATTTTGGAGCCGATCGGTTCGGGGTTGGCGGCCAGCATCGTGCGTTATTCGGAGGTGCGGCGGCGCTATCCGGAGTTGCCGATGATGATGGGCATTGGCAACGTGACCGAATTGACCGACGCCGATTCGGCCGGCATCAACACGCTGCTGTTGGGGATCTGTCAGGAGCTGAGAATTCAAAGTGTCCTGACCACCCAGGTGATCAATTGGGCGCGTTCTTCGGTGCGCGAGTGTGACCATGCCAGGCGTCTGGTGCACGCGGCGGTCCAAAACGGCATTCCTCCCAAAAACTTGTCCGACGAATTGGTGCTGCTGCGTGACCGAAGGCTGCGTTCATTTCCGCAGGACACTTTGGAGGGGCTTTCCGCGGCCATCAAGGACAATAATTATCGATTGTTCGCCCAGGATGATGCGATCCACCTGGTTTCGCGTCAGATCCATCTTTGTGAGCAGGACCCGTTTTTGCTGTTCGAGCGTTTACTGAACGCGCCGATAGCCGACAACGTGGACCGCGGGCACGCCTTTTACCTGGGGTACGAAATGGCCAAAGCATCGATCGCTTTGACCTTAGGAAAGCAGTACGAGCAAGATCGCGCACTTAATTGGGGGTTCCTGACCCGCCGCGAGGATTTGCACCGAATCGCTCGCACCAGCCGTCATCGCAAGGAGCCATAA
- a CDS encoding flavin reductase family protein translates to MEFDVEKLTLQETYLRLVQLITPRPIAWVSTLSVDGVPNLAPFSFFSGVGANPPTVCFAPANNAQGLPKDTLENVRRTGQFVVNIVTESVAQAMHRSSDEVGSEIDEFQHVGVEPIDSVKVQPPRVKSSIAAMECTLHSAITLGTGPAGANLVIGNVVYFHVEDSLVDQKALHTIARVGRREYTKVEQTFRLE, encoded by the coding sequence ATGGAATTTGACGTCGAAAAACTGACGCTGCAAGAAACCTACCTGCGGTTGGTTCAATTGATCACGCCCCGGCCCATCGCCTGGGTGTCGACGCTGTCAGTCGACGGCGTGCCCAATTTGGCGCCGTTTTCTTTCTTCAGCGGCGTCGGCGCCAATCCGCCGACGGTCTGCTTCGCCCCGGCCAACAACGCCCAAGGCCTGCCCAAAGACACCCTGGAAAACGTCCGCCGCACCGGCCAGTTCGTGGTCAACATCGTGACCGAGTCGGTGGCCCAAGCGATGCACCGAAGCAGCGACGAAGTGGGCTCGGAAATCGACGAGTTCCAGCACGTCGGGGTCGAGCCGATCGACTCGGTCAAAGTCCAACCGCCCCGCGTAAAGTCCTCGATCGCCGCCATGGAATGCACCCTGCATTCGGCGATCACCCTGGGCACCGGCCCCGCCGGAGCGAACCTGGTGATCGGTAACGTCGTCTATTTCCACGTCGAAGACAGCCTGGTCGACCAAAAAGCCCTGCACACCATCGCACGCGTCGGACGCCGCGAATACACCAAAGTCGAACAGACCTTCCGTTTAGAGTGA
- a CDS encoding menaquinone biosynthetic enzyme MqnA/MqnD family protein has protein sequence MTRLGAVSYLNTKPLIHGLKDALGPGDSLTLNLPSRLASQLRNGELDVALIPSVEYFRGDDYRIVSDAAIACRGPVWSVRLVSRVPVKQIKRLALDEGSRTSAAMVRVLLWQMHGLKPETTVLSMEQSPESVDADAVLIIGDRAMHPERGVYNEIWDLGDRWCRYTETPFVFAMWVARPGINTDDLVDILQRCRDAGVDAMESIAQTHAAAHGLTNEDLYRYFAENLHFQLGESELAGLRRFRDGCEELGLLDTKTTESIEES, from the coding sequence ATGACTCGCCTGGGCGCCGTTTCTTATTTAAACACCAAACCGCTGATCCACGGGCTCAAAGACGCCCTTGGCCCCGGTGACTCGTTGACGTTGAACTTGCCCAGCCGATTGGCCAGTCAGCTCCGCAACGGCGAATTGGACGTCGCGCTGATCCCCTCGGTCGAATACTTTCGCGGCGACGACTATCGAATCGTCTCCGACGCCGCGATCGCCTGTCGCGGGCCGGTCTGGAGCGTGCGGTTGGTCAGCCGAGTGCCCGTCAAGCAGATCAAGCGGCTCGCCCTGGACGAAGGCAGCCGCACCAGTGCCGCGATGGTCCGTGTGTTGCTCTGGCAGATGCACGGGCTGAAACCCGAAACGACGGTTCTGTCGATGGAACAGTCACCGGAATCGGTGGACGCCGACGCCGTGCTGATCATCGGAGACCGGGCGATGCATCCCGAGCGGGGGGTTTACAATGAGATTTGGGACCTCGGAGACCGCTGGTGCCGCTACACCGAAACCCCCTTCGTTTTCGCCATGTGGGTGGCCAGACCCGGGATCAACACCGATGATCTGGTCGACATCCTGCAACGTTGTCGCGATGCGGGCGTGGATGCGATGGAATCGATCGCCCAAACCCATGCGGCGGCACACGGGCTGACAAACGAAGACCTGTATCGCTATTTTGCCGAGAACCTTCACTTTCAACTGGGCGAATCCGAGCTGGCGGGACTGCGGCGGTTTCGCGACGGTTGCGAAGAACTCGGATTGCTGGACACGAAAACTACTGAATCGATTGAAGAATCATGA
- a CDS encoding non-ribosomal peptide synthetase produces the protein MNDALDSLSGQQKRELLARLLKQKAAAQQNAAAQRERQPHDSGEFPLSAGQQALWYAYQRAPQVTAYNVALPSRFRSAIDLDAMRRSVEALVDRHSALRTVFAESESTHQPVQRIQTTLTPEFRVVETPSASQAELAAWVTDEINRPFDLTRGPLLRLAAFRIAADDVVMVATTHHIVVDFWSLVLIMDEIRQLYPALANGRQPNLAAAPCNYERFVCAQADLVTSDRGEQIAEYWQTQLAAVPAVIEWPTDFERPASFTHRASVVPLNFPPGMGAKVTALSRRLGVTGNVVVMALLQVLVGRFAGQDSFSIGTPFSGRSQREFEKTVGFFVNLLPITVDLSSNPTLEQLIATVGQNMIDALAGESLPLAEIVRASGVGRDPRRHPLFQVSCTFEKSQIASEQGRAGFVIGNDHVFDDFAGMRQESFPVQHTSCHYDVEFVFELHGDELRGMICYCRDLFAADTIDSMANQFVALSDQLVADPRQPVKNVPWSGCQPAAPHDSDHKRETLIDLLGDSDHEIVAAAQRFATLLQRRGVEPRALVPVCMKRGRDAWVGILGVMYCGATPIPIDADQPAVSSEVLRHDAVIKTVVAAPNDPWANAFGADIVSVDQVDHQDTSTCLPCTPDDLAYVIYTSGSTGRPKGVMVSHAAISNAMRWQERATPFSPSDRALVLLSHQFDATLPLVVTTAQQNASLVWPDQIDRLDLDQLIEQILRDRITILQTVPSVLRAIAAHPRFAECTSVRQIWTGGEAMPSELPEWIHSKLDCELWNFYGPTEAACQVTAHRVSHVPPDRRIPIGREIDGVHVHLVDTQLAPVPVGVPGQIVISGRGLADGYLNQPELTEQSFLASQQIRDGDGKPSRVYLTGDLGRRRGDGTIEFLGRVDHQIKLRGYRIELEEIERTIERFPGVERAAVKVIRPGSRGERLAAFVAGVDASQRESLNRHLSTSLPPYKRPATIHVLDQLPLNANGKIDRKRLTEPVSDDTSVDDSLRPRNALETFLERRFAAALEQDSIGIDVNFFEAGGTSLQAAVLTSELSDELGFSIPTALLFDLGDIRSVASRLVDLHEASLRDRFGDASIRECRPAVSANETESEKDADALLVELKRSDDAAPVFMIHPPGGIVVCYRELAGRLPEDQPLVAIRSRGLHGAERLPSTLSEMASDYVRSIRRRQPSGRYFIGGWSLGGVIAFEVARQLAAGGADLAGLILLDSTVPERCDPESASAGLEYGLDLSLDELSELSADEQLPFLYQHAQRLGVLQEDTPTAVVQKAIADLQRLFAHHVELCQGYEIQPMDAPVLLLRPRDVPGKADQRPDRGWGRWTGEVTVSTVSGHHHSMVKSPGAGEIAEQIVRFVASAGIRGGMAE, from the coding sequence GTGAATGACGCTTTGGACAGTCTGTCAGGCCAACAAAAACGCGAATTGCTAGCCCGTTTATTGAAGCAAAAGGCGGCCGCGCAGCAAAACGCGGCCGCGCAGCGCGAACGGCAGCCGCATGATTCCGGCGAGTTTCCGCTTTCGGCGGGTCAACAAGCGTTGTGGTATGCGTACCAGCGGGCTCCTCAGGTCACCGCGTACAACGTCGCGCTGCCGTCGCGGTTTCGCTCGGCGATCGACCTGGATGCGATGCGGCGTTCCGTCGAAGCGTTGGTCGATCGGCACAGTGCGTTGCGGACGGTGTTTGCCGAATCGGAATCGACGCATCAGCCCGTGCAGCGAATCCAGACCACGCTGACGCCGGAGTTTCGCGTCGTGGAGACGCCGTCGGCAAGCCAAGCCGAACTGGCCGCATGGGTGACCGACGAGATCAACCGGCCGTTCGATCTGACACGTGGCCCACTGCTTCGTCTGGCAGCGTTTCGAATCGCCGCCGATGATGTCGTCATGGTCGCGACCACGCACCACATCGTGGTCGATTTCTGGTCGTTGGTTTTGATCATGGACGAAATCCGTCAACTGTATCCCGCGTTGGCCAACGGTCGGCAACCGAATCTGGCAGCGGCGCCGTGCAACTACGAACGTTTCGTATGCGCCCAAGCCGATCTGGTGACCAGCGACCGTGGCGAGCAGATCGCCGAATATTGGCAAACTCAATTGGCCGCTGTCCCAGCGGTGATCGAGTGGCCGACCGATTTTGAACGTCCGGCGTCGTTCACGCACCGTGCGTCGGTGGTTCCGCTGAATTTTCCGCCCGGAATGGGCGCCAAGGTCACGGCGCTTTCGCGGCGATTGGGCGTGACCGGAAACGTCGTCGTGATGGCGTTGCTGCAGGTGCTGGTCGGACGGTTTGCGGGCCAGGATTCGTTTTCGATCGGGACACCGTTTTCGGGCCGGAGCCAGCGGGAGTTCGAAAAGACGGTCGGCTTCTTCGTCAACCTGCTTCCGATCACGGTTGATCTGTCCAGCAACCCGACGCTGGAACAATTGATCGCGACGGTCGGACAAAACATGATCGACGCCTTGGCGGGCGAATCGTTGCCGCTGGCTGAAATCGTTCGCGCCAGTGGCGTCGGGCGTGACCCGCGTCGCCACCCGCTGTTCCAAGTCTCCTGCACGTTCGAGAAATCACAGATCGCCAGCGAACAAGGTCGTGCGGGTTTCGTCATCGGCAACGATCACGTCTTCGATGACTTCGCCGGCATGCGACAAGAGAGTTTTCCGGTCCAGCACACGAGCTGTCACTACGACGTCGAGTTTGTCTTCGAACTGCATGGCGACGAATTGCGTGGCATGATCTGTTATTGCCGCGACCTGTTTGCCGCCGACACGATCGATTCGATGGCAAATCAGTTTGTTGCCTTGTCCGATCAGCTGGTCGCCGATCCGCGACAGCCGGTCAAAAATGTCCCCTGGTCCGGTTGCCAGCCCGCGGCCCCACATGATTCGGACCACAAACGCGAGACCCTGATCGACTTGCTGGGCGATTCGGATCACGAGATCGTGGCCGCCGCACAACGATTCGCGACACTTCTGCAGCGGCGTGGTGTCGAACCCCGTGCATTGGTTCCCGTTTGCATGAAACGCGGTCGCGATGCTTGGGTCGGAATCCTGGGCGTGATGTATTGCGGAGCGACGCCGATTCCGATCGACGCCGATCAACCGGCGGTCTCATCCGAGGTGCTCCGACACGATGCGGTGATTAAAACGGTCGTTGCCGCCCCGAACGATCCTTGGGCAAACGCATTCGGCGCGGACATCGTTTCGGTAGACCAAGTGGATCACCAGGACACTTCGACGTGTTTGCCTTGTACGCCCGACGACCTGGCCTATGTGATCTACACGTCGGGTTCGACTGGACGGCCGAAGGGCGTCATGGTTTCTCACGCCGCGATCAGCAATGCGATGCGTTGGCAAGAGCGTGCGACGCCGTTTTCACCGTCCGACCGTGCGCTCGTTCTGCTGTCCCATCAGTTCGATGCGACGTTGCCGCTGGTCGTGACCACCGCCCAACAGAACGCGTCGCTGGTCTGGCCCGATCAAATCGACCGCCTGGACCTGGACCAATTGATCGAACAGATCTTGCGCGATCGCATCACGATTCTGCAGACCGTGCCCAGCGTCTTGCGGGCGATCGCGGCGCATCCCCGATTTGCCGAGTGCACGTCGGTGCGTCAGATTTGGACCGGGGGCGAAGCGATGCCGAGCGAGTTGCCGGAATGGATTCATTCCAAACTGGATTGTGAACTCTGGAATTTTTATGGTCCGACCGAGGCCGCATGCCAGGTCACCGCGCATCGCGTCAGCCACGTCCCGCCGGATCGTCGCATTCCGATCGGCCGCGAGATTGATGGGGTGCACGTTCATCTGGTCGACACGCAATTGGCTCCGGTCCCCGTGGGTGTTCCGGGACAGATCGTGATCAGCGGTCGCGGCTTGGCGGACGGTTATCTCAATCAACCCGAATTGACCGAACAATCCTTCCTCGCGTCGCAACAGATCCGCGACGGCGACGGCAAGCCGAGCCGAGTTTATCTGACGGGCGATCTCGGTCGCCGACGCGGCGATGGCACGATCGAGTTTCTGGGACGCGTCGATCATCAGATCAAGCTGCGCGGTTATCGCATCGAACTGGAAGAAATCGAGCGAACGATCGAACGTTTCCCCGGCGTCGAGCGTGCGGCGGTCAAAGTGATCCGGCCCGGATCGCGGGGCGAACGCCTTGCCGCCTTCGTCGCCGGGGTGGATGCATCCCAGCGAGAATCACTCAACCGTCACCTTTCGACCAGCCTGCCCCCGTACAAGCGGCCCGCAACAATCCACGTGCTCGATCAACTTCCGCTCAATGCGAACGGAAAGATTGATCGCAAGCGGCTAACGGAACCGGTGTCCGACGACACGTCGGTCGACGATTCGCTGCGACCGCGTAACGCACTCGAAACGTTTTTGGAACGTCGGTTCGCCGCCGCGTTGGAGCAAGATTCAATCGGGATCGACGTCAATTTTTTCGAAGCCGGTGGAACGTCGTTGCAGGCAGCGGTGTTGACGTCGGAGCTGTCCGATGAGCTCGGTTTCTCGATCCCCACCGCGCTGCTGTTCGATTTGGGCGACATCCGTTCGGTCGCCAGCCGTTTGGTGGATCTGCATGAAGCGAGCCTTCGCGACCGTTTCGGAGACGCATCGATCCGCGAATGTCGTCCTGCCGTTTCGGCGAATGAAACAGAATCGGAGAAGGATGCGGATGCGTTGTTGGTCGAACTGAAACGATCCGATGATGCGGCCCCCGTGTTCATGATTCACCCGCCGGGCGGCATCGTGGTCTGTTACCGCGAATTGGCCGGGAGGCTTCCCGAGGATCAGCCGCTGGTGGCGATTCGTTCGCGGGGGCTGCACGGCGCGGAACGTTTGCCGAGCACGTTGAGCGAGATGGCGAGCGACTATGTCCGATCGATCCGGCGTCGCCAGCCGTCGGGTCGCTATTTCATCGGCGGGTGGTCACTCGGCGGCGTCATCGCATTCGAAGTCGCGCGGCAGCTTGCCGCCGGCGGCGCGGATCTGGCCGGATTGATTCTGTTGGATTCCACCGTTCCCGAGCGGTGCGATCCGGAATCGGCCTCGGCGGGACTGGAGTATGGTCTGGATCTGTCGCTGGACGAACTCAGTGAACTTTCCGCCGACGAGCAATTGCCGTTTTTGTATCAACACGCGCAGCGACTGGGCGTGCTGCAAGAGGACACACCGACGGCGGTCGTCCAGAAAGCCATCGCCGATCTACAGCGGTTGTTCGCCCACCATGTGGAGCTTTGCCAAGGGTATGAGATTCAACCGATGGACGCGCCGGTGTTGCTGTTGCGTCCGCGGGATGTTCCAGGCAAGGCCGATCAGCGCCCCGATCGTGGTTGGGGACGTTGGACCGGTGAGGTCACCGTGAGCACGGTCAGCGGGCATCATCACAGCATGGTGAAGTCGCCCGGAGCCGGCGAGATCGCCGAGCAGATTGTTCGGTTTGTGGCTTCGGCGGGAATCAGGGGAGGGATGGCAGAATGA
- a CDS encoding RluA family pseudouridine synthase yields MAESDIELLWQSDLMMAVNKPAGLSTQAPAGIDSLESRLHRQFARTDRYLSFPHRLDRFVSGVILVALTKKAARLLSAQFASRKTRKQYLAVVEGQCKVGQTGPQQWDDFIRKVNDQPRAEVCDEAAPGAKLASTVVKTLSLDLAADRTLMELSPITGRMHQLRLQTASRGHPIVGDETYGATQGGAKQGGATKQHTDRILLHAHRLEFHDPSNGRLIQVESACPF; encoded by the coding sequence ATGGCTGAATCGGACATTGAATTGCTATGGCAAAGTGATCTGATGATGGCAGTCAACAAGCCGGCCGGTCTATCGACTCAAGCACCGGCGGGCATCGATAGCTTGGAAAGTCGGCTGCATCGACAATTCGCACGCACCGATCGCTACCTTTCCTTTCCGCATCGCTTGGATCGCTTCGTCAGTGGTGTGATCCTGGTCGCGTTGACCAAAAAAGCCGCGCGATTGCTTTCGGCCCAGTTCGCAAGCCGCAAGACTCGTAAGCAGTACCTGGCGGTGGTCGAAGGTCAATGCAAGGTGGGCCAAACAGGCCCTCAGCAGTGGGACGATTTCATTCGCAAGGTGAACGACCAGCCGCGGGCGGAGGTCTGTGACGAAGCAGCACCCGGCGCAAAACTGGCCAGCACGGTCGTCAAAACGCTTTCGCTGGACCTGGCCGCCGATCGCACCCTGATGGAACTGAGCCCGATCACCGGACGCATGCACCAACTGCGGCTGCAAACCGCATCACGCGGCCACCCGATCGTCGGCGATGAAACCTACGGAGCGACACAGGGCGGTGCGAAACAGGGCGGTGCGACGAAACAGCACACCGACCGCATCCTGCTGCACGCGCATCGCTTAGAATTTCACGACCCGTCCAACGGCCGCCTGATCCAAGTCGAATCGGCGTGTCCATTTTAA